In Streptomyces sp. SID8374, one genomic interval encodes:
- the pdxT gene encoding pyridoxal 5'-phosphate synthase glutaminase subunit PdxT yields MSDTPVIGVLALQGDVREHLIALASADAQARPVRRPEELAEVDGLVIPGGESTTMSKLAVLFGMMEPLRERVRAGMPVYGTCAGMILLAEKILDPSPSSQLRSSRGYPISGQETVGGIDMIVRRNAFGRQNESFEAAVEVDGIDGGPVEGVFIRAPWVESVGAGAEVIAEHGGHIVAVRQRNVLATSFHPELTGDHRVHALFVDMVRAVK; encoded by the coding sequence ATGAGCGACACCCCTGTGATCGGCGTCCTGGCTCTCCAGGGCGACGTACGGGAACACCTGATCGCCCTGGCCTCGGCTGACGCCCAGGCCAGGCCGGTCCGGCGCCCCGAGGAACTCGCCGAGGTCGACGGCCTTGTCATCCCCGGCGGCGAGTCCACCACCATGTCCAAGCTGGCGGTCCTCTTCGGCATGATGGAGCCGCTGCGCGAGCGGGTCCGGGCCGGGATGCCGGTCTACGGCACCTGCGCCGGGATGATCCTGCTGGCCGAGAAGATCCTCGACCCTTCCCCAAGCTCTCAGCTCCGTTCGAGCAGGGGATACCCCATTTCGGGCCAGGAGACCGTCGGCGGCATCGACATGATCGTGCGCCGCAACGCCTTCGGCCGGCAGAACGAGTCCTTCGAGGCCGCGGTCGAGGTCGACGGCATCGACGGCGGCCCGGTGGAGGGCGTCTTCATCCGCGCCCCCTGGGTGGAGTCCGTCGGGGCCGGGGCCGAGGTGATCGCCGAGCACGGCGGCCACATCGTGGCCGTACGGCAGCGAAATGTCCTCGCCACGTCGTTCCATCCCGAACTGACCGGCGACCATCGCGTGCACGCCCTGTTCGTGGACATGGTGCGCGCGGTGAAGTGA
- the ruvC gene encoding crossover junction endodeoxyribonuclease RuvC, giving the protein MRVLGVDPGLTRCGVGVVEGVAGRPLTMLGVGVVRTPSDAELGDRLVAIERGMEQWLDEHSPGYVAVERVFAQHNVRTVMGTAQASAVAMLCAARRGIPVALHTPSEVKAAVTGSGRAEKAQVGAMVTRLLRLDAPPRPADAADALALAICHIWRAPAQNRLQQAVAAHRTPGASRTQGTPGISRTPGASRTPRTPRTLKGPTA; this is encoded by the coding sequence ATGCGGGTTCTGGGCGTTGACCCGGGGCTGACCCGGTGCGGTGTCGGCGTGGTCGAAGGGGTCGCGGGCCGCCCGCTGACCATGCTCGGCGTCGGCGTCGTGCGCACCCCCTCCGACGCGGAGCTCGGCGACCGGCTCGTCGCCATCGAGCGCGGCATGGAGCAGTGGCTGGACGAGCACTCCCCGGGTTACGTGGCCGTGGAGCGGGTCTTCGCCCAGCACAACGTGCGTACGGTGATGGGCACCGCCCAGGCCAGCGCGGTGGCCATGCTCTGCGCCGCCCGCCGCGGCATCCCCGTCGCCCTGCACACCCCCAGCGAGGTCAAGGCCGCCGTCACCGGATCGGGCCGCGCCGAGAAGGCGCAGGTCGGAGCCATGGTGACCCGGCTGCTGCGGCTGGACGCACCGCCCAGGCCGGCCGACGCCGCCGACGCCCTCGCCCTCGCGATCTGCCACATCTGGCGGGCGCCCGCGCAGAACCGGCTCCAGCAGGCCGTCGCCGCCCACCGCACCCCGGGCGCCTCCCGTACGCAGGGCACGCCGGGCATCTCCCGTACGCCCGGCGCATCGCGCACCCCCCGCACACCTCGCACGCTGAAAGGCCCCACCGCATGA
- a CDS encoding YebC/PmpR family DNA-binding transcriptional regulator, whose protein sequence is MSGHSKWATTKHKKAVIDAKRGKLFAKLIKNIEVAARSGGVDPDGNPTLVDAIQKAKKSSVPNKNIDSAVKRGGGLEAGGADYETIMYEGYGPNGVAVLIECLTDNRNRAASDVRVAMTRNGGSMADPGSVSYLFNRKGVVIVPKGELGEDDVLGAVLDAGAEEVNDLGETFEVVSEATDMVAVRTALQEAGIDYDSAEANFLPTMQVELDEEGARKIFKLIDALEDSDDVQNVFANFDVSDEVMEKVDA, encoded by the coding sequence ATGTCCGGCCACTCTAAATGGGCTACGACGAAGCACAAGAAGGCCGTGATTGACGCCAAGCGCGGCAAGCTCTTCGCGAAGCTGATCAAGAACATCGAGGTCGCGGCGCGCTCCGGCGGCGTGGACCCCGATGGCAACCCCACCCTCGTCGACGCCATCCAGAAGGCGAAGAAGAGTTCCGTCCCGAACAAGAACATCGACTCCGCGGTCAAGCGCGGCGGCGGTCTCGAAGCGGGCGGCGCCGACTACGAGACGATCATGTACGAGGGTTACGGCCCCAACGGTGTCGCGGTGCTCATCGAGTGCCTCACCGACAACCGCAACCGTGCCGCGTCCGACGTACGTGTCGCGATGACCCGGAACGGCGGCTCCATGGCCGACCCGGGCTCCGTCTCGTACCTCTTCAACCGCAAGGGCGTCGTGATTGTCCCCAAGGGCGAGCTGGGCGAGGACGACGTCCTCGGCGCGGTCCTCGACGCCGGTGCCGAGGAGGTCAACGACCTCGGTGAGACCTTCGAGGTGGTCAGCGAGGCCACCGACATGGTCGCGGTGCGCACCGCGCTCCAGGAGGCGGGCATCGACTACGACTCCGCCGAGGCCAACTTCCTGCCGACCATGCAGGTGGAGCTGGACGAAGAGGGCGCACGCAAGATCTTCAAGCTCATCGACGCGCTGGAGGACAGCGACGACGTGCAGAACGTCTTCGCCAACTTCGACGTGTCCGACGAGGTCATGGAGAAGGTCGACGCCTGA
- the secF gene encoding protein translocase subunit SecF: MSRLGNLGARLYRGEVGYDFIRNRKIWYGVSILITITAIIGVAVGGLNMGIEFKGGAVFTTDTKAKISTAQATEVATDASGHLAIVQELGNGGLRIQITEVDTAKANEIKETLSDELGIPANDINADLVGPSWGEQIANKAWTGLGVFMILVVVYLAIAFEWRMAVAALIALIHDITITVGVYALVGFEVTPGTVIGLLTILGYSLYDTVVVFDSLKEGQKDITKQTRYTYSEIANRSINSTLVRSINTTVVALLPVAGLLFIGGGVLGAGMLNDISLSLFVGLAAGAYSSIFIATPLVADLKERDPQMKALKKRVLAKRAAAAARGESPEDDGPAFRQDDEGAETAGAVVGQRQQPRGHGRTPGKR; encoded by the coding sequence ATGTCGCGACTCGGCAATCTCGGCGCCCGGCTCTACCGAGGCGAGGTCGGTTACGACTTCATCCGCAACCGGAAGATCTGGTACGGCGTCTCGATACTGATCACCATTACGGCCATCATCGGCGTGGCGGTCGGCGGCCTGAACATGGGCATCGAGTTCAAGGGCGGCGCGGTCTTCACGACCGACACCAAGGCCAAGATCTCCACCGCCCAGGCCACCGAGGTGGCGACCGACGCCTCCGGCCACCTGGCCATCGTCCAGGAGCTCGGCAACGGCGGCCTGCGCATCCAGATCACCGAGGTCGACACGGCGAAGGCCAACGAGATCAAGGAGACCCTCTCCGACGAGCTCGGCATCCCCGCCAACGACATCAACGCGGACCTGGTCGGCCCCAGCTGGGGCGAGCAGATCGCCAACAAGGCATGGACCGGTCTCGGGGTCTTCATGATCCTGGTGGTGGTCTATCTGGCCATCGCCTTCGAGTGGCGGATGGCCGTCGCCGCCCTCATCGCCCTGATCCACGACATCACCATCACGGTCGGTGTCTACGCACTGGTCGGCTTCGAGGTCACCCCGGGCACGGTGATCGGTCTGCTGACCATCCTCGGTTACTCCCTGTACGACACGGTGGTGGTCTTCGACAGCCTCAAGGAGGGCCAGAAGGACATCACCAAGCAGACCCGCTACACGTACAGCGAGATCGCCAACCGGTCGATCAACAGCACGCTGGTCCGCTCCATCAACACCACCGTGGTGGCGCTGCTGCCGGTGGCCGGCCTGCTCTTCATCGGTGGCGGTGTCCTCGGCGCCGGCATGCTGAACGACATCTCGCTGTCGCTGTTCGTCGGTCTCGCCGCCGGTGCGTACTCCTCGATCTTCATCGCCACGCCGCTCGTCGCCGACCTCAAGGAACGCGACCCGCAGATGAAGGCCCTGAAGAAGCGGGTCCTCGCCAAGCGCGCGGCCGCCGCCGCGCGGGGCGAGTCCCCCGAGGACGACGGCCCCGCGTTCCGCCAGGACGACGAGGGCGCCGAGACCGCGGGCGCCGTCGTGGGCCAGCGTCAGCAGCCCCGCGGCCACGGCCGCACCCCGGGGAAGCGCTGA
- the ruvB gene encoding Holliday junction branch migration DNA helicase RuvB, whose product MNWDETGPETDEPTGPVFDDRLVDADADGEDTAVEAALRPKDLDEFVGQEKVREQLDLVLKAARARGATADHVLLSGAPGLGKTTLSMIIAAEMNAPIRITSGPAIQHAGDLAAILSSLQEGEVLFLDEIHRMSRPAEEMLYMAMEDFRVDVIVGKGPGATAIPLELPPFTLVGATTRAGLLPPPLRDRFGFTGHMEFYAPTELERVIHRSARLLDVGIDVEGAAEIAGRSRGTPRIANRLLRRVRDYAQVKAEGTIDREIAAAALKVYEVDARGLDRLDRAVLGALLKLFGGGPVGLSTLAVAVGEERETVEEVAEPFLVREGLLARTPRGRVATPAAWAHLGLVPPQHGAKGQQGLFGA is encoded by the coding sequence ATGAACTGGGACGAGACCGGACCCGAGACCGACGAGCCCACCGGGCCCGTCTTCGACGACCGGCTGGTCGACGCGGACGCGGACGGTGAGGACACGGCGGTCGAGGCGGCCCTGCGCCCCAAGGACCTGGACGAGTTCGTCGGCCAGGAGAAGGTCCGCGAACAACTCGACCTGGTCCTCAAGGCGGCCCGCGCGCGCGGCGCCACCGCCGACCACGTGCTGCTCTCCGGCGCCCCCGGCCTCGGCAAGACCACCCTCTCGATGATCATCGCGGCGGAGATGAACGCCCCGATCCGGATCACCTCGGGCCCCGCCATCCAGCACGCCGGCGACCTCGCGGCGATCCTCTCCTCCCTCCAGGAGGGCGAGGTCCTCTTCCTCGACGAGATCCACCGCATGTCCCGGCCCGCCGAGGAGATGCTCTACATGGCGATGGAGGACTTCCGCGTCGACGTCATCGTCGGCAAGGGCCCCGGCGCCACCGCGATCCCCCTCGAACTGCCCCCGTTCACCCTGGTCGGCGCCACCACCCGGGCCGGACTCCTGCCGCCCCCGCTGCGCGACCGCTTCGGCTTCACGGGGCACATGGAGTTCTACGCCCCCACCGAGCTGGAGCGCGTCATCCACCGCTCCGCCCGCCTCCTCGACGTCGGCATCGACGTGGAGGGCGCCGCCGAGATCGCCGGACGCTCCCGTGGCACCCCCCGTATCGCCAACCGCCTGCTCCGCCGGGTCCGGGACTACGCCCAGGTCAAGGCAGAGGGCACGATCGACCGGGAGATCGCGGCGGCGGCCCTGAAGGTGTACGAGGTTGACGCCCGGGGACTCGATCGGCTGGACCGTGCGGTGCTCGGCGCGCTGCTCAAGCTCTTCGGCGGCGGGCCCGTCGGCCTGTCGACTCTCGCGGTCGCGGTGGGGGAGGAGCGGGAGACCGTCGAGGAGGTCGCCGAACCCTTCCTCGTACGGGAAGGACTGCTGGCCAGGACCCCGCGCGGGCGGGTCGCCACCCCCGCGGCCTGGGCACATCTGGGCCTGGTCCCGCCGCAGCACGGAGCAAAGGGACAACAGGGCCTGTTCGGGGCGTGA
- the yajC gene encoding preprotein translocase subunit YajC — translation MDILTLLPFIVLIGAMFLMTRSAKKKQAAAAQMRNDMQPGTGVRTIGGMYATVKEVHDDTVLLEVAPGVHAIYAKNAIGAVLDDAEYNRIVHGDDEELDADGTVVPDDASSLTGEPDAEKADIAKIDLGKDETADDAEPEDAAAKDGKDARSEGKTDGESGTK, via the coding sequence GTGGATATCTTGACTCTCCTCCCCTTCATCGTGCTCATCGGGGCCATGTTCCTGATGACCCGCTCCGCCAAGAAGAAGCAGGCGGCGGCCGCGCAGATGCGCAACGACATGCAGCCCGGCACCGGCGTCCGGACGATCGGGGGCATGTACGCGACCGTCAAGGAAGTCCACGACGACACCGTGCTCCTCGAGGTCGCCCCCGGCGTGCACGCCATCTACGCGAAGAACGCGATCGGTGCCGTCCTGGACGACGCGGAGTACAACCGCATCGTGCACGGCGACGACGAGGAGCTGGACGCGGACGGCACGGTCGTCCCCGACGACGCCTCCTCGCTGACCGGTGAGCCCGACGCGGAGAAGGCGGACATCGCCAAGATCGACCTGGGCAAGGACGAGACGGCCGACGACGCCGAGCCCGAGGACGCCGCGGCCAAGGACGGCAAGGACGCCAGGAGCGAGGGCAAGACCGACGGCGAGTCCGGCACCAAGTAG
- the secD gene encoding protein translocase subunit SecD — MAAPKKGRGPSGGQGRPGRSLVMILIAMVALTGGMFLSGHTTPRLGIDLAGGTSITLEAQNQPGKPNAINPTNMDTAVGIIERRVNGLGVSEAEVQTQGDRNIIVNIPKGTDSKQAQAQVGTTAQLYFRPVLTVAASGPEQPAPSGTPTPSGSATPSGGATPKADDKGEEATDSEATPSPSATSQGRAVTEGLKKAPTPTPTDSGEPKPSDTPEASPSADPATAKLQEEFAKLDCTDPEQRAAAGKNALPTDSIVACGSNVPGSYEKYVLGPAEVSGSDVDDAKGAIDQQTGEWIVSMEFTSGGAKKFQTITSRLSQQQPPMNQFAIVLDGEVVSAPSVRTALSKNAQISGSFNQQSAEDLGNILSYGALPLTFEEVSVTTVTAALGSEQLKGGLIAGGIGLALVVIYLVAYYRGLAFIALLSLLVSGVLTYTIMSLLGPAIGFALNLPAVCGAIVAIGITADSFIVYFERVRDEIREGRTLRPAIERAWPRARRTILVSDFVSFLAAAVLFLVTVGKVQGFAFTLGLTTLLDVVVVFLFTKPLMTLMGRTKFFSKGGPWSGLDPKRLGAQPPLRRSRRVSASTEPKEA; from the coding sequence GTGGCAGCACCCAAGAAGGGCCGAGGGCCGTCCGGCGGTCAGGGGAGGCCGGGGCGTTCCCTGGTCATGATCCTCATCGCCATGGTCGCGCTCACCGGCGGGATGTTCCTGTCCGGGCACACCACGCCGCGGCTGGGTATCGACCTGGCCGGCGGGACGTCGATCACGCTGGAGGCGCAGAACCAGCCCGGCAAGCCCAACGCGATCAACCCGACCAACATGGACACCGCGGTCGGGATCATCGAACGGCGTGTCAACGGACTGGGCGTCTCCGAGGCCGAGGTCCAGACCCAGGGCGATCGCAACATCATCGTCAACATCCCCAAGGGGACGGACTCCAAGCAGGCCCAGGCGCAGGTCGGTACGACCGCCCAGCTCTACTTCCGGCCCGTTCTGACGGTGGCGGCGAGCGGCCCCGAGCAGCCCGCGCCCTCCGGCACCCCGACCCCCTCGGGCAGCGCCACCCCGAGCGGCGGGGCGACCCCGAAGGCCGACGACAAGGGCGAGGAGGCCACCGATTCGGAGGCCACCCCCTCCCCGAGCGCCACCAGCCAGGGCCGCGCGGTCACCGAGGGCCTGAAGAAGGCCCCCACCCCGACCCCCACGGACTCCGGTGAGCCCAAGCCGTCCGACACCCCCGAGGCATCGCCCTCGGCGGACCCGGCGACGGCGAAGCTCCAGGAGGAGTTCGCCAAACTCGACTGCACCGACCCCGAGCAGCGTGCGGCGGCGGGCAAGAACGCGCTGCCCACCGACTCCATCGTCGCCTGCGGCTCGAACGTCCCCGGCAGCTACGAGAAGTACGTGCTCGGCCCCGCCGAGGTCTCCGGCAGTGACGTCGACGACGCCAAGGGCGCCATCGACCAGCAGACCGGCGAGTGGATCGTGTCGATGGAGTTCACCTCCGGCGGCGCCAAGAAGTTCCAGACGATCACCAGCCGGCTCTCGCAGCAGCAGCCGCCGATGAACCAGTTCGCGATCGTCCTGGACGGCGAGGTCGTCTCCGCGCCCTCGGTGCGCACGGCGCTCAGCAAGAACGCCCAGATCTCCGGCAGCTTCAACCAGCAGTCCGCCGAGGACCTCGGCAACATCCTCTCCTACGGTGCGCTCCCGCTGACCTTCGAGGAGGTCAGCGTCACCACCGTGACCGCCGCCCTCGGCAGCGAGCAGCTCAAGGGCGGCCTGATCGCCGGTGGCATCGGGCTCGCGCTCGTCGTGATCTACCTGGTCGCCTACTACCGGGGCCTGGCGTTCATCGCCCTGCTCAGCCTTCTGGTCTCCGGCGTCCTGACGTACACGATCATGTCCCTGCTGGGCCCGGCCATCGGCTTCGCGCTGAACCTCCCGGCGGTCTGCGGCGCCATCGTCGCGATCGGCATCACAGCGGACTCGTTCATCGTGTACTTCGAACGCGTGAGAGACGAGATCCGCGAGGGCCGCACGCTCCGCCCGGCCATCGAACGCGCCTGGCCCCGCGCCCGGCGCACCATCCTGGTCTCCGACTTCGTGTCGTTCCTGGCGGCCGCGGTGCTCTTCCTCGTCACCGTCGGCAAGGTCCAGGGCTTCGCGTTCACGCTCGGCCTGACCACGCTGCTGGACGTCGTCGTGGTGTTCCTCTTCACCAAGCCCCTGATGACGCTGATGGGCCGGACCAAGTTCTTCTCCAAGGGCGGTCCCTGGTCCGGTCTGGACCCGAAGCGGCTCGGCGCCCAGCCGCCGCTCCGCCGCTCGCGCCGTGTCAGCGCTTCCACCGAACCGAAGGAGGCGTGA
- a CDS encoding bifunctional (p)ppGpp synthetase/guanosine-3',5'-bis(diphosphate) 3'-pyrophosphohydrolase — translation MPDEAQSAAAPQPDKPVAAPATTGKAAPSNAPKPAPPEPEAAPARPQAPAKPAGETKPATPASPPPKAQPAEPAAAPQPKPPAPTPPAPVKPAAPAGSAPRSGGSSNRVRARLARLGVQRSSPYNPVLEPLLRTVRGNDPKIETATLRQIERAYQVAERWHRGQKRKSGDPYITHPLAVTTILAELGMDPATLMAGLLHDTVEDTEYGLDTLKREFGDQVALLVDGVTKLDKVKFGEAAQAETVRKMVVAMAKDPRVLVIKLADRLHNMRTMRYLKREKQEKKARETLEIYAPLAHRLGMNTIKWELEDLAFAILYPKMYDEIVRLVAERAPKRDEYLAIVTDEVQSDLRAARIKATVTGRPKHYYSVYQKMIVRGRDFAEIYDLVGIRVLVDTVRDCYAALGTVHARWNPVPGRFKDYIAMPKFNMYQSLHTTVIGPSGKPVELQIRTFDMHRRAEYGIAAHWKYKQEAVAGASKVRTDVPKNTGRGQDTVNDMAWLRQLLDWQKETEDPSEFLESLRFDLSRNEVFVFTPKGDVIALPAGATPVDFAYAVHTEVGHRTIGARVNGRLVPLESTLDNGDLVEVFTSKAAGAGPSRDWLGFVKSPRARNKIRAWFSKERRDEAIEQGKDAIARAMRKQNLPIQRILTGDSLVTLAHEMRYPDISSLYAAIGEGHVAAAGVVQKLVQALGGHDEANEDLAESTPPSHGGRSKRRANADPGVVVKGVEDVWVKLARCCTPVPGDPIIGFVTRGSGVSVHRADCVNVESLSQQPERILDVEWAPTQSSVFLVAIQVEALDRSRLLSDVTRILSDQHVNILSAAVQTSRDRVATSRFTFEMGDPKHLGHVLKAVRGVEGVYDVYRVTSARRP, via the coding sequence TTGCCAGACGAGGCCCAGTCAGCCGCCGCCCCGCAGCCCGACAAGCCCGTGGCGGCCCCCGCCACGACCGGGAAGGCCGCGCCCTCGAACGCGCCGAAGCCCGCGCCCCCGGAGCCCGAGGCGGCTCCCGCGCGCCCCCAGGCCCCCGCGAAGCCCGCCGGAGAGACGAAACCGGCCACGCCCGCGAGCCCGCCGCCGAAGGCCCAGCCCGCCGAGCCGGCCGCCGCACCGCAGCCGAAGCCCCCGGCCCCCACGCCCCCGGCGCCCGTGAAGCCCGCCGCCCCCGCCGGGTCCGCGCCCCGCTCCGGCGGCTCCTCCAACCGCGTGCGGGCCCGCCTCGCCCGGTTGGGCGTACAGCGCTCCAGCCCGTACAACCCGGTCCTGGAACCCCTTCTGCGTACGGTCCGGGGCAACGACCCCAAGATCGAGACGGCCACCCTCCGCCAGATCGAACGCGCCTACCAGGTGGCCGAGCGGTGGCACCGGGGCCAGAAGCGCAAGAGCGGCGACCCGTACATCACGCACCCCCTCGCCGTCACCACGATCCTCGCCGAGCTGGGTATGGATCCGGCCACCCTGATGGCCGGGCTGCTGCACGACACCGTCGAGGACACCGAGTACGGCCTGGACACCCTCAAGCGCGAGTTCGGCGACCAGGTCGCCCTCCTCGTCGACGGCGTCACCAAGCTGGACAAGGTCAAGTTCGGCGAGGCCGCGCAGGCCGAGACCGTACGCAAGATGGTCGTCGCCATGGCCAAGGACCCCCGGGTCCTGGTCATCAAGCTCGCCGACCGGCTGCACAACATGCGCACCATGCGCTACCTGAAGCGGGAGAAGCAGGAGAAGAAGGCCCGCGAGACGCTGGAGATCTACGCCCCGCTGGCGCACCGGCTGGGCATGAACACCATCAAGTGGGAGCTGGAGGACCTCGCCTTCGCGATCCTCTACCCCAAGATGTACGACGAGATCGTCCGCCTCGTCGCCGAGCGGGCCCCCAAGCGCGACGAATACCTCGCCATAGTGACCGACGAGGTCCAGTCCGACCTGCGCGCCGCCCGCATCAAGGCCACCGTCACCGGCCGCCCCAAGCACTACTACAGCGTCTACCAGAAGATGATCGTGCGAGGCCGCGACTTCGCCGAGATCTACGACCTGGTGGGCATCAGGGTCCTCGTCGACACCGTCCGCGACTGCTACGCGGCGCTCGGCACCGTCCACGCCCGGTGGAACCCGGTGCCCGGGCGGTTCAAGGACTACATCGCGATGCCCAAGTTCAACATGTACCAGTCGCTGCACACCACGGTGATCGGCCCCAGCGGCAAGCCCGTCGAGCTCCAGATCCGTACGTTCGACATGCACCGCCGCGCCGAGTACGGCATCGCCGCCCACTGGAAGTACAAGCAGGAGGCCGTGGCGGGCGCCTCCAAGGTGCGCACCGACGTCCCCAAGAACACCGGCCGCGGCCAGGACACCGTCAACGACATGGCGTGGCTGCGCCAGCTCCTGGACTGGCAGAAGGAGACCGAGGACCCCAGCGAGTTCCTGGAGTCCCTGCGCTTCGACCTCTCGCGCAACGAGGTCTTCGTCTTCACGCCGAAGGGCGACGTGATAGCGCTGCCCGCCGGCGCGACCCCCGTCGACTTCGCATACGCCGTCCACACCGAGGTCGGCCACCGGACCATAGGAGCACGCGTCAACGGGCGGCTCGTCCCGCTCGAGTCGACCCTCGACAACGGCGACTTGGTGGAGGTCTTCACCTCCAAGGCGGCCGGCGCCGGGCCCTCCCGGGACTGGCTCGGCTTCGTCAAGTCGCCGCGCGCCCGCAACAAGATCCGCGCCTGGTTCTCCAAGGAGCGCCGCGACGAGGCCATCGAACAGGGCAAGGACGCCATCGCGCGGGCCATGCGCAAGCAGAACCTGCCGATCCAGCGCATCCTGACCGGCGACTCCCTGGTCACCCTCGCCCACGAGATGCGCTACCCCGACATCTCCTCGCTGTACGCGGCGATCGGCGAGGGCCATGTCGCGGCGGCCGGTGTCGTACAGAAGCTGGTGCAGGCGCTCGGCGGCCACGACGAGGCCAACGAGGACCTGGCCGAATCCACCCCGCCCTCGCACGGCGGCCGCAGCAAGCGCCGCGCCAACGCCGACCCCGGTGTCGTGGTCAAGGGCGTCGAGGACGTCTGGGTCAAGCTCGCCCGCTGCTGTACGCCGGTGCCGGGCGACCCGATCATCGGCTTCGTCACCCGGGGCAGCGGCGTCTCCGTGCACCGCGCCGACTGCGTCAACGTGGAGTCGCTCTCACAGCAGCCCGAGCGCATCCTCGATGTGGAGTGGGCGCCCACCCAGTCCTCGGTCTTCCTGGTCGCCATCCAGGTCGAGGCGCTGGACCGCTCCCGGCTGCTCTCCGACGTCACCCGGATCCTCTCGGACCAGCACGTCAACATCCTCTCGGCGGCCGTCCAGACCTCCCGCGACCGGGTGGCCACCTCACGCTTCACCTTCGAGATGGGCGACCCCAAGCACCTGGGCCACGTCCTGAAGGCCGTACGCGGCGTGGAGGGCGTCTACGACGTCTACCGGGTCACCTCGGCCCGCAGGCCGTAA
- a CDS encoding adenine phosphoribosyltransferase: MTSTTESVRELLLSRIRDVADYPKPGVVFKDITPLLADPVAFTALTDALAELCVRHGATKIVGLEARGFILAAPVAIRAGIGFVPVRKAGKLPGATLAQSYELEYGSAEIEIHAEDLAAEDRIMVIDDVLATGGTAEASLELIRRAGAQVAGVSVLMELGFLSGRARLEPGLRGAPLEALITV; the protein is encoded by the coding sequence ATGACCAGCACCACCGAATCCGTCAGGGAGCTGCTGCTCAGCCGGATCCGCGATGTCGCGGACTATCCGAAGCCGGGCGTGGTGTTCAAGGACATCACCCCGCTGCTGGCGGACCCGGTGGCCTTCACGGCGCTCACCGACGCCCTCGCGGAGCTGTGCGTACGGCACGGCGCCACGAAGATCGTCGGCCTGGAGGCGCGCGGCTTCATCCTGGCCGCGCCGGTCGCGATCCGGGCGGGCATCGGCTTCGTCCCGGTCCGCAAGGCCGGGAAGCTCCCCGGAGCCACGCTCGCCCAGTCCTACGAGCTGGAGTACGGCAGCGCGGAGATCGAGATCCACGCCGAGGACCTCGCCGCCGAGGACCGGATCATGGTCATCGACGACGTCCTGGCCACCGGCGGCACCGCCGAGGCCTCGCTGGAGCTCATCCGGCGGGCCGGTGCCCAGGTCGCGGGCGTCTCGGTCCTCATGGAGCTCGGCTTCCTGTCGGGCCGGGCCCGGCTGGAGCCCGGCCTGCGGGGCGCCCCGCTGGAAGCGCTGATCACGGTCTGA
- the ruvA gene encoding Holliday junction branch migration protein RuvA, with translation MIAFVSGPVAALAPTTAVIEVGGIGMALQCTPQTLAGLRVGQEARLATSLVVREDSLTLYGFADDDERQVFELLQTASGVGPRLAQAMLATHSPDALRLAVSTGDEKALTAVSGIGKKGAQKLLLELKDRLGEPVGAHIGHQGIGTPVTSGWRDQLQAALIGLGYATREADEAVSAVAPQAEAAVAEGVAPPVPQLLRAALQTLNRAR, from the coding sequence ATGATCGCCTTCGTCTCCGGCCCGGTGGCCGCCCTCGCCCCGACCACGGCCGTCATCGAGGTCGGCGGCATCGGCATGGCCCTCCAGTGCACCCCGCAGACCCTGGCCGGCCTGCGCGTCGGCCAGGAGGCCAGGCTCGCCACCTCCCTCGTCGTCCGCGAGGACTCCCTCACCCTGTACGGCTTCGCCGACGACGACGAGCGCCAGGTCTTCGAGCTGCTCCAGACCGCCAGCGGTGTCGGCCCCCGCCTCGCCCAGGCCATGCTCGCCACCCACAGCCCGGACGCGCTGCGCCTGGCCGTCTCCACCGGCGACGAGAAGGCCCTCACGGCCGTCTCCGGCATCGGGAAGAAGGGCGCCCAGAAGCTGCTGCTGGAGCTGAAGGACCGGCTCGGCGAACCGGTCGGTGCGCACATCGGCCACCAGGGCATCGGCACCCCCGTCACCTCCGGCTGGCGCGACCAGCTCCAGGCCGCGCTCATCGGCCTCGGCTACGCGACCCGCGAGGCCGACGAGGCCGTCAGCGCCGTGGCCCCACAGGCCGAGGCAGCCGTCGCCGAAGGCGTGGCACCCCCCGTGCCGCAGCTGCTGCGGGCCGCCCTACAGACTCTCAACCGCGCACGCTGA